A part of Polynucleobacter sp. MG-Unter2-18 genomic DNA contains:
- a CDS encoding ABC transporter substrate-binding protein yields the protein MKSFTQPSILTHYLAVGGFLFLLGFSLAIFAASVSVVDDRGVVVMFDKPPQRVVSLLPSLTESVCALGKCGALVGVDRFSNWPLSIQELPKLGGMGDVNIERIVQLKPDIVLLEKASPAIARLNSLGVRTFALDVKSMGDEERALKKLDTLLGTSESARAWNQIQKEIMRANKQLSSKGGNISVYFEVNPAPFAAGRSSFIGEILTQLNLINIIPESLGPFPKINPEFVVQAKPDVILLTESTTKDIQKRPGWNSIPAVKRNRICSFTTDQNDVLVRPGPRMGEAALIISQCIQEKMSSSQ from the coding sequence ATGAAAAGCTTCACTCAACCCTCGATCCTCACGCACTATTTGGCGGTCGGGGGGTTTTTATTTCTACTAGGATTCTCCTTAGCTATTTTTGCTGCATCGGTTTCGGTGGTTGACGATCGGGGTGTTGTGGTGATGTTTGATAAACCACCACAGCGTGTTGTAAGTCTTCTCCCCTCTCTCACTGAGTCCGTTTGTGCCTTGGGAAAGTGTGGTGCTTTAGTTGGTGTAGACCGATTCTCAAATTGGCCACTATCAATTCAAGAATTGCCTAAGCTAGGTGGCATGGGCGATGTCAATATCGAGCGTATCGTGCAACTCAAGCCAGATATTGTGTTGCTGGAAAAAGCCTCACCCGCGATTGCAAGACTAAACTCTTTAGGGGTCAGAACATTTGCACTTGATGTTAAATCAATGGGTGACGAGGAGCGAGCCCTTAAAAAACTAGATACCTTACTGGGAACATCTGAGAGTGCGCGAGCTTGGAATCAGATTCAGAAGGAGATTATGCGCGCCAATAAACAACTCTCTTCCAAGGGTGGAAATATTAGCGTGTACTTTGAGGTAAATCCTGCACCATTTGCGGCAGGTAGAAGCTCCTTTATCGGGGAAATTCTGACTCAGTTAAATTTGATTAATATCATTCCAGAATCTCTCGGACCATTTCCTAAAATCAATCCTGAGTTCGTGGTGCAGGCTAAGCCTGATGTGATTCTCCTCACCGAATCTACTACTAAAGATATTCAGAAGCGTCCTGGATGGAATTCGATTCCAGCAGTAAAGAGAAATCGCATCTGCAGTTTTACTACTGATCAAAATGATGTCTTAGTTCGCCCCGGACCACGCATGGGAGAGGCAGCACTGATCATTTCTCAATGCATACAAGAGAAGATGTCATCATCTCAATAA
- a CDS encoding TonB-dependent receptor domain-containing protein gives MKQQFSNKAILALLCGAAITLSTAAIAQTNPSVSVTNSPNPMNPIIVTATRTPTKANDVLADNVYIGPEEIAQAGQTSLVELLQRQRGVEISTVGGAGSPASIFLRGANSNQTLVLIDGVRTQSALSGSSTLQAIPLGIIDHIEIVFGPQSSLYGSDAIGGVIQIFTKKGVGAAKVSASTGYGSYGTSITDASLYGSLGEKNNTSYSLSASQEISTGFSSIASNNPCNPNTQSSATLASNFCNSPKLSMGRTGYTKSGASGRLSQEWDKGQEVGIQFLASRLENQYPVTSYYGGGIGDQVNNLGVFSAYSNNQINQYWKSSLQLSQSYDLGQYIYTSGNPVTKTKLSTYTWQNDLNIGEDLLQLIAERKTANAIANDGNINQDQNTNTLAGAYKLQRGSHLANLALRNDSITGYGPQTTGSASYGYFFTQHVRGNINYGTGFKAPSFYDLYYPDYGNTSLQAEKSKNTEVGLHYESRALDLHATVFNSTISNLIQYTTTSPPCTTAQLNGSQGGCAGNAGVAKVSGVSLGGVSRISDLLLRASFDQQNPVAQTTGYLLAKRARQFGNIAAEYLIKSTKVGVEGTFQGGRYNSGNSNYMGGYGLYNLYASHELEKNLSLFGRWNNVFNKDYQLSYGYNTPGSNIFAGIRYAM, from the coding sequence ATGAAACAGCAGTTCAGTAATAAGGCAATACTCGCCCTACTTTGTGGCGCAGCAATCACACTCAGCACAGCAGCAATTGCCCAAACCAATCCATCGGTTTCGGTAACAAACTCGCCAAATCCAATGAATCCAATCATTGTGACGGCAACTAGAACCCCGACAAAAGCAAATGACGTTCTAGCTGATAACGTCTACATAGGTCCAGAAGAAATTGCACAGGCAGGTCAAACCAGCCTTGTCGAATTACTTCAGCGGCAACGCGGCGTTGAAATATCAACGGTTGGAGGGGCGGGATCACCTGCGAGTATATTTTTACGCGGAGCCAATTCAAATCAAACACTAGTGTTGATTGATGGTGTGAGAACACAATCGGCGCTTTCAGGAAGCTCTACCTTACAAGCCATTCCACTTGGAATTATCGATCATATCGAAATTGTTTTTGGACCACAAAGCAGTCTTTATGGTTCGGACGCGATAGGCGGTGTTATCCAAATTTTTACCAAGAAAGGAGTTGGGGCTGCAAAAGTTTCAGCGTCAACTGGCTATGGAAGCTATGGAACTAGCATCACTGATGCTAGTTTGTATGGATCGCTAGGTGAAAAAAATAATACTAGCTATTCATTGAGCGCAAGCCAAGAGATATCCACTGGTTTTTCAAGCATTGCCAGCAACAATCCCTGTAATCCGAACACACAATCAAGTGCAACCTTGGCCAGCAATTTTTGTAACAGCCCAAAACTTTCAATGGGAAGAACTGGTTACACCAAGAGTGGTGCCTCAGGACGACTATCTCAAGAGTGGGATAAAGGCCAAGAGGTTGGCATTCAATTCTTAGCTAGCCGTCTGGAAAATCAATATCCAGTAACTTCATACTATGGAGGAGGCATCGGAGACCAAGTTAATAATCTTGGAGTATTTTCTGCATACTCAAATAATCAAATTAATCAATACTGGAAAAGTAGTCTTCAGTTATCTCAATCCTACGATTTGGGACAATACATTTACACATCAGGAAATCCAGTTACTAAAACTAAGTTGTCCACTTACACTTGGCAGAATGACTTGAATATTGGCGAGGACTTGCTGCAACTCATTGCGGAACGAAAAACTGCAAATGCAATCGCAAATGATGGGAACATCAATCAGGATCAAAATACAAATACCTTAGCAGGAGCCTATAAGCTGCAAAGGGGAAGTCATTTAGCAAATCTCGCACTGAGAAACGATAGCATCACCGGATACGGACCACAGACAACTGGAAGTGCTTCGTATGGATACTTTTTTACACAGCATGTCAGAGGAAATATTAACTATGGAACAGGGTTTAAGGCCCCCTCTTTTTATGACTTGTACTATCCAGACTATGGCAACACCAGTCTACAGGCTGAGAAAAGTAAAAATACAGAAGTAGGCTTGCATTATGAGTCGCGAGCATTGGATCTTCATGCCACTGTCTTCAACAGTACGATTAGCAACTTGATTCAATATACAACTACATCACCTCCATGTACGACTGCTCAACTAAATGGCTCCCAAGGCGGTTGCGCGGGAAATGCTGGGGTTGCGAAGGTCTCAGGAGTTTCTTTAGGTGGCGTCAGCAGAATTTCTGATCTACTGCTCAGGGCGTCTTTCGACCAACAAAATCCGGTTGCTCAAACTACCGGCTATTTATTAGCGAAGCGTGCAAGGCAATTCGGAAATATTGCTGCGGAATATTTGATCAAATCTACAAAAGTTGGAGTTGAGGGAACGTTTCAAGGTGGGCGCTACAACTCTGGTAACTCAAACTACATGGGCGGCTATGGTCTTTACAACTTATACGCCAGTCATGAGCTTGAAAAAAATCTGAGCCTTTTTGGTCGATGGAACAACGTATTTAATAAAGACTATCAACTAAGTTATGGATACAACACTCCAGGTTCAAACATCTTTGCGGGCATTCGCTACGCAATGTAG
- a CDS encoding Crp/Fnr family transcriptional regulator, which translates to MTALDKHPEKNLIRLQLSQNSVLKSLDPEAMAELERHLVISDLKKSEILLHQGDHQMEQYFVLDGILKRIVSSADAKEMILRFAIEKDIETSYAAWRLKTAAPYSIASVTKARVARMPLKKWAEFLDAHKPLKESFEFEVMRLMSEIMAHTITLHMLDAPGRVERFLRKYEDLFELLPKKELAAYLNLSPETLSRLKTKHKELFV; encoded by the coding sequence ATGACAGCATTAGATAAACACCCCGAAAAAAACCTGATTCGTTTGCAGTTGAGCCAAAACTCGGTGTTAAAAAGTCTGGATCCTGAAGCGATGGCTGAATTAGAGCGTCATTTAGTGATTTCAGACCTGAAAAAATCAGAAATCCTGCTCCATCAAGGCGACCATCAGATGGAGCAATATTTTGTTTTAGATGGGATTTTGAAGCGAATTGTCTCTAGTGCTGATGCAAAAGAAATGATTTTGCGATTCGCCATCGAAAAAGATATTGAAACAAGTTATGCGGCTTGGCGCCTGAAGACGGCTGCCCCGTATAGCATTGCCTCCGTTACCAAGGCGCGAGTTGCCCGTATGCCCCTAAAGAAGTGGGCTGAATTTCTAGATGCCCATAAGCCCCTCAAAGAGAGCTTTGAGTTTGAAGTAATGCGCTTAATGAGTGAGATCATGGCGCATACCATCACACTGCATATGCTTGATGCACCAGGTCGGGTAGAGCGCTTCTTGCGTAAATACGAAGACTTATTTGAGTTGCTCCCCAAAAAAGAGCTGGCTGCTTATCTTAATCTCTCCCCAGAGACTTTGAGCCGCCTTAAAACAAAGCACAAAGAGCTCTTTGTCTAA